A window of Streptomyces marispadix contains these coding sequences:
- a CDS encoding aldo/keto reductase — protein MPFRRLPATAAARIGLGLAALGRPAYINLGRESDLPAERTVEAMESRAHAVLDAAYARGVRYFDVARSYGRAEEFLAAWLRDRPGRDDVVVGSKWGYTYTAGWQADAAVHEVKDHSLSTFERQLPETRRLLGDRLDLYQVHSVTPQSPVLTDRALQDALAALAAEGVAVGVSTSGPEQPAAIRAALAVEVAGVPLFSTVQATYNVLEPSAGPALAEAHDAGRTVIVKEALANGRLVHEATDDSPLGRLARDTGTSADALALAAVLRRPWVGLVLSGAATTAQLEGNVAASAVDLGDGDAERLSGLAEPATAYWRHRAALPWS, from the coding sequence GTGCCGTTCCGACGACTCCCCGCCACCGCGGCGGCCCGTATCGGCCTCGGACTGGCCGCGCTGGGGCGGCCCGCCTACATCAACCTCGGCCGGGAGTCGGACCTGCCCGCCGAGCGGACCGTCGAGGCGATGGAGAGCCGCGCCCATGCGGTGCTCGACGCGGCATACGCCCGCGGAGTGCGGTACTTCGACGTCGCACGCTCCTACGGGAGAGCGGAGGAGTTCCTCGCCGCCTGGCTGCGTGACCGCCCCGGGCGCGACGACGTCGTGGTCGGCAGCAAGTGGGGCTACACCTATACGGCGGGCTGGCAGGCCGACGCCGCCGTGCACGAGGTCAAGGACCACAGCCTCTCCACGTTCGAACGCCAACTGCCCGAGACGCGCCGCCTGTTGGGTGACCGCCTGGACCTGTATCAGGTCCACTCCGTGACGCCTCAGAGCCCCGTGCTCACCGACCGCGCGCTCCAGGACGCCCTCGCCGCACTGGCCGCCGAGGGCGTCGCCGTCGGAGTGTCCACCTCCGGCCCCGAGCAGCCGGCCGCGATCCGTGCCGCGCTGGCGGTCGAGGTGGCGGGAGTGCCGCTCTTCTCCACCGTCCAGGCCACCTACAACGTGCTGGAGCCCTCGGCGGGGCCCGCGCTCGCCGAGGCGCACGACGCGGGACGGACCGTCATCGTCAAGGAGGCACTGGCCAACGGCCGTCTCGTGCACGAGGCCACGGACGACTCGCCGCTGGGCCGCCTCGCACGGGACACCGGCACCTCCGCCGACGCGCTTGCGCTGGCCGCCGTGCTGCGCAGGCCCTGGGTGGGCCTCGTGCTCTCCGGCGCCGCCACGACCGCCCAACTCGAAGGGAACGTCGCGGCGTCGGCAGTCGACCTCGGCGACGGCGACGCCGAACGGCTCTCCGGCCTGGCCGAGCCCGCCACCGCGTACTGGCGGCACAGGGCGGCCCTGCCGTGGTCCTGA
- a CDS encoding ABC transporter ATP-binding protein, with protein sequence MRRDARENRTDAAGHTSAAAREDGTDESERRVTARELIQACAFIVRAAWQADRRRLCGVVAVQLLTAVGMGVLVLVLRDTLGTAFSVGGKGRSAEDGLIASLCGLVVLASAGGVLRTVSSGWQRVLTVKVDRHIMAGVLRSAARSELALFEDPAFHDRLKRAVFASRSQPVVVVTALIGAVQALLSMAAVSAAFAVMAWWLLPFTALSVLPVLKAARDERNADYRLHGRLAEGRRVREYLEQLLAGQDAAKEIRALGLGDTLQDRWEGRYAEEIASTTDMQSRHTRRKAVARLLGDAVFVSVVAAMWWTVRSGGVQLPTALAATGALLMLATRVQMLGYVLNNIGASAAYMKDVRVFTADGTDTGGTRPDASSAFCHPSGFRQLRAEKLTFSYPGSAGPALREVSVELGAGEVIAVVGANGSGKSTLAKLLAGLYEPDGGRLLWDGRSVPRPAELRAASAVVFQDFVRFKMTVRDNIAFGRPGSPADPEAVAAAAADAGAGGVVAALPRGYETVLSKEFTGGADLSLGQWQRLALARAFYRDAPFVILDEPTASLDPQAEADLFRHIRRLFAGRTVLVISHRFSNVRAADRIYVMDSGRVTEHGSHEELMASDGTYARLFRLQADAYQERGDRRAREAPGGEAPRGETSGGAAAVATLP encoded by the coding sequence ATGAGGCGAGACGCCCGGGAGAACCGTACGGACGCTGCCGGTCATACGAGCGCCGCGGCCCGTGAGGACGGCACGGACGAGAGCGAACGCCGGGTCACGGCACGCGAGTTGATCCAGGCGTGTGCGTTCATCGTGCGCGCGGCCTGGCAGGCGGACCGCAGGCGCCTGTGCGGCGTCGTCGCGGTGCAGTTGCTTACAGCCGTCGGCATGGGCGTACTGGTGCTGGTGCTGCGGGACACCCTCGGCACGGCGTTCTCCGTCGGCGGCAAGGGCCGCAGCGCCGAGGACGGGCTGATCGCCTCGCTGTGCGGGCTGGTGGTGCTGGCCTCCGCCGGCGGGGTGCTGCGTACCGTCTCCTCCGGATGGCAGCGGGTGCTGACGGTGAAGGTCGACCGGCACATCATGGCGGGGGTGCTGCGCAGCGCCGCCCGTTCGGAACTCGCGCTCTTCGAGGACCCCGCCTTCCACGACCGGCTCAAGAGGGCGGTGTTCGCGTCCCGTTCACAGCCGGTGGTGGTGGTGACGGCGCTGATCGGCGCCGTACAGGCCCTGCTGAGCATGGCCGCCGTCTCCGCCGCGTTCGCCGTGATGGCCTGGTGGTTGCTGCCCTTCACGGCACTGTCCGTACTGCCCGTGCTGAAGGCCGCCCGCGACGAACGCAACGCCGACTACCGGCTGCACGGGCGCCTGGCCGAGGGCAGGCGGGTGCGCGAGTATCTGGAGCAGCTTCTCGCGGGCCAGGACGCGGCCAAGGAGATCCGGGCCCTCGGGCTGGGAGACACGCTCCAGGACAGGTGGGAAGGCCGCTACGCCGAGGAGATCGCCTCCACCACGGACATGCAGAGCCGCCACACGCGGCGCAAGGCGGTCGCCAGGCTCCTCGGGGACGCGGTGTTCGTGTCGGTGGTGGCCGCGATGTGGTGGACGGTCCGCAGCGGCGGAGTCCAACTGCCCACCGCTCTCGCCGCGACCGGCGCTCTGCTCATGCTCGCGACCCGGGTCCAGATGCTCGGCTACGTGCTGAACAACATCGGCGCCTCGGCGGCCTATATGAAGGACGTCAGGGTCTTCACGGCGGACGGCACGGACACCGGCGGCACGCGCCCCGATGCCTCTTCCGCGTTCTGTCATCCGTCCGGTTTCCGTCAACTGCGCGCCGAGAAGCTGACGTTCAGCTATCCCGGGTCTGCCGGGCCCGCGCTGCGCGAGGTGTCGGTGGAGCTGGGCGCCGGTGAGGTGATCGCCGTCGTCGGAGCCAACGGCTCCGGCAAGTCCACGCTGGCGAAGCTGCTTGCGGGCCTGTACGAGCCGGACGGCGGCCGTCTGCTGTGGGACGGGCGGAGCGTGCCCCGCCCCGCGGAGCTGCGCGCGGCCAGTGCCGTCGTCTTCCAGGACTTCGTACGCTTCAAGATGACCGTCCGCGACAACATCGCCTTCGGGCGCCCCGGTTCACCGGCCGACCCGGAGGCGGTGGCCGCCGCGGCGGCCGACGCGGGCGCGGGCGGTGTCGTGGCGGCGCTGCCGCGGGGCTATGAGACGGTCCTCAGCAAGGAGTTCACCGGTGGCGCCGATCTGTCGCTGGGACAGTGGCAGCGGCTGGCCCTGGCGCGGGCCTTCTACCGGGACGCTCCGTTCGTGATCCTGGACGAGCCGACCGCGTCCCTCGACCCGCAGGCGGAGGCCGACCTCTTCCGGCACATCCGGCGCCTGTTCGCGGGCCGCACGGTGCTGGTGATCTCGCACCGCTTCTCCAACGTCCGTGCCGCGGACCGCATTTACGTCATGGACTCCGGCAGGGTGACCGAGCACGGCAGCCATGAGGAGCTGATGGCGAGCGACGGGACCTATGCCCGCCTCTTCCGCTTGCAGGCCGACGCCTACCAGGAGCGGGGCGACCGCAGGGCCCGTGAAGCCCCCGGCGGGGAGGCCCCTCGGGGGGAGACCTCCGGGGGTGCGGCGGCCGTGGCGACGCTGCCGTAG
- a CDS encoding LamG domain-containing protein, which yields MRAFAATCAAHPTAAEQLAYQAWEEALRERVDGSATGAVRPCVLSSVLRAASGWTRGHQRTELDPQLTAWIDANGPVMLGNTATAYYRRPSFVALAFAGLPHHSQAVLWHQAVERDDAAFTGRLIGSGPGDVYVLSGRAQEDLYNSYARLLRDGMHQECRRFHVLVLAYADAGSLDIASQLAPHLDRCPRCSQAVADLSRVRRDCGALVAQALLPWAGAEYAAREIDESARPGLMPDEAAPGFTFAYDPPGLPAPPMPVPALPPHETAPVPLPGAFAAASPPVTGTAAGKGRHAAAGAAGGASMKGRRRTDLAVRGAAVAGVCAVAAAFAFGVDFGSDKEPQSKEQASPQPAEASPSSSKSPSPKPSSTKARPTASKSAGRTESPKPRPPKPEPTRSERPAVASAAVEWLFDDVDGDGLTADSSGNNQVGTLFGASRPTPTKSGGLEFDGEQFVASDGALVDTSESFSVSARVKLDRTDVSQTVVSQDGDDASAFMLRYDAEETRWEMRLPEEDTGVAEGDADAAVSASGVEAGEWTHLTGIYDDTDDQVRLYVDGRRVQTVGREDDFDTEGDFVVGRGLSNNQFFQGLDGTVDDVQAFGRALTSPEVDSLARKSR from the coding sequence GTGCGCGCCTTCGCAGCCACCTGCGCCGCACACCCCACGGCGGCCGAGCAGTTGGCGTACCAGGCGTGGGAGGAGGCGCTACGGGAGCGGGTGGACGGCAGCGCCACCGGGGCCGTACGCCCCTGCGTCCTCTCCTCGGTGCTGCGCGCGGCCTCCGGCTGGACGCGCGGACACCAGCGCACGGAGCTGGACCCGCAGCTGACCGCGTGGATCGACGCCAACGGCCCGGTGATGCTGGGCAACACCGCGACGGCCTACTACCGGCGCCCCTCGTTCGTGGCGCTCGCCTTCGCCGGACTTCCCCACCACAGCCAGGCAGTTCTGTGGCACCAGGCCGTCGAGCGTGACGACGCCGCGTTCACCGGACGGCTGATCGGCTCGGGCCCCGGCGACGTCTACGTGCTCTCCGGCCGTGCGCAGGAGGACCTCTACAACTCCTACGCCAGGCTGCTGCGGGACGGCATGCATCAGGAGTGCCGCCGCTTCCATGTGCTGGTGCTCGCCTACGCGGACGCCGGGTCCCTCGACATAGCGTCGCAGCTCGCTCCGCATCTGGACCGCTGCCCGCGCTGCTCACAGGCCGTCGCCGACCTCTCCCGGGTACGGCGCGACTGCGGTGCGCTGGTGGCGCAGGCGCTGCTGCCCTGGGCCGGTGCCGAGTACGCCGCCCGCGAGATCGACGAGAGCGCACGGCCCGGCCTCATGCCAGACGAGGCAGCACCGGGCTTCACGTTCGCCTACGACCCGCCCGGACTGCCCGCTCCTCCCATGCCGGTCCCCGCCCTGCCGCCTCACGAGACTGCGCCCGTCCCCCTCCCGGGCGCATTCGCAGCGGCGAGCCCCCCGGTCACCGGCACGGCAGCGGGCAAGGGCCGCCATGCGGCGGCCGGTGCCGCGGGCGGCGCGAGCATGAAGGGCAGACGGCGCACCGATCTGGCCGTACGTGGTGCGGCGGTCGCCGGCGTCTGTGCCGTGGCCGCCGCTTTCGCGTTCGGTGTGGACTTCGGTTCGGACAAGGAGCCGCAGAGCAAGGAACAGGCGTCGCCGCAGCCCGCTGAGGCGTCGCCGTCGTCCTCCAAGTCCCCGTCGCCCAAGCCCTCCAGCACGAAGGCCAGGCCGACGGCGTCGAAGAGCGCGGGCAGGACCGAGTCGCCGAAGCCCCGGCCGCCGAAACCCGAACCGACCCGTTCCGAACGGCCGGCCGTCGCCTCCGCGGCGGTGGAGTGGCTCTTCGACGATGTCGACGGGGACGGGCTGACGGCCGACAGCTCGGGCAACAACCAGGTCGGCACCCTCTTCGGTGCCTCTCGCCCGACGCCTACCAAGAGCGGCGGGCTGGAGTTCGACGGCGAGCAGTTCGTGGCGTCGGACGGCGCCCTGGTCGACACCAGCGAGAGCTTCTCCGTGTCGGCGCGGGTCAAGCTGGACCGTACGGACGTCTCGCAGACGGTCGTGAGCCAGGACGGCGACGACGCCAGCGCGTTCATGCTCCGCTACGACGCCGAAGAGACCAGGTGGGAGATGCGGCTGCCGGAGGAGGACACCGGCGTCGCGGAGGGCGACGCGGACGCCGCCGTCTCCGCCTCCGGGGTCGAGGCGGGCGAGTGGACGCATCTGACGGGCATCTACGACGACACGGACGACCAGGTCCGCCTGTACGTCGACGGCCGGCGCGTCCAGACCGTCGGCCGCGAGGACGACTTCGACACCGAGGGCGACTTCGTCGTGGGCCGGGGACTGTCGAACAACCAGTTCTTCCAGGGGCTCGACGGCACCGTCGACGACGTACAGGCATTCGGCAGGGCCCTCACCTCGCCGGAGGTGGACTCCCTGGCGCGGAAGTCGCGTTGA
- a CDS encoding nSTAND1 domain-containing NTPase, producing MPRRERPLAPGDGALLRFAADLRRLRQEAGNPPYRTLSNRAHFSIAALSGAAAGKRLPSLEVTLAYVKGCGGDTGEWERRWHDVAAELAAEAAAEAAANAESEGGDATGGASAGEGDSGCEGAAGGQRAPYAGLSAFQPDDAEWFFGREELVEDLVRRVDKQRIVAVFGASGAGKSSLLRAGLLPRLRSQSRTVLLFTPGPHPLEELAILLAGPSRYTPGTLCAEFGAEPRNVHRTVRRITAEGPPDAEVVLVVDQFEEIFTVCRTAEERRRFVSALVFAASTAKSRCRVVLGVRADFYAHCAEEPELVEALRDAQLTVGPMNADELHRAIVRPAARVGCRVEGRLLSHLVAHAQGQAAVLPLLSHVLLETWRRRRGNQLTLAGFRAAGGVEGSLTQTAEAFHASLDPRQQAVARQLFLRLTALGDGTEDTGRRISRGELDADEDTATVLERAAEARLITLDGDRVELAHEALIRVWPRLRGWLTGSRRSLRIHRQLTEAAEEWESLGRDPDLLYRGSRLALGRDATGSGLGLTAREREFLDAASAAEAAEAAAAQRRSRRLRLLVATLAVLLALTTAMTVYAMRVGDEAARQRNSAVALSAAGEAAGLVGEKPGLAVQVALAAYRLEPGRATRDTLLSTLMPSWDGHRGAVLAVAAGPGRGTAVTAGADHAVRLWDVHRPRDPELLSTVGEHDGGVYAVAMRPGGDVLATADRTVRMWDVTDPRHPRLLSESGGHTGAVRSLAFSPDGRTLVSASNDGTARLWDTRDPRRPGREAVLRGHEGAVRSAAFGGGGRLLATGGDDGDLRLWDTRDPDKPKRVARLRAHRLGVFSAAFSPRDDVLATGGGGGSPLRLWDVGDPRKPRLLASPAGHSDVVGAVAFSPDGRRLASGSDDRTVRTWDVRDAHRPRGTATLSGYTTAVAALRYSADGRALVTGVFDGKVRLLPSDRRRVIAEACGVRRKAISRSAWQQRLSGVPYDPPCR from the coding sequence ATGCCACGGAGAGAACGGCCGCTCGCGCCGGGAGACGGTGCGCTGCTGAGATTCGCAGCGGACCTGCGCAGGCTGCGCCAGGAGGCGGGTAACCCGCCGTACCGCACGCTCTCGAACCGCGCCCACTTCTCCATCGCCGCGCTGTCGGGAGCCGCCGCCGGAAAGCGTCTTCCCTCCCTTGAGGTGACGCTGGCGTACGTGAAGGGCTGCGGCGGCGACACCGGGGAGTGGGAGCGCCGCTGGCACGACGTCGCGGCGGAACTCGCCGCCGAGGCGGCGGCGGAGGCAGCCGCGAACGCCGAGTCCGAGGGCGGCGACGCAACGGGCGGTGCATCGGCGGGCGAAGGCGACAGCGGATGCGAGGGCGCGGCGGGGGGTCAACGCGCCCCCTACGCCGGGCTGTCGGCGTTCCAGCCGGACGACGCCGAGTGGTTCTTCGGCCGGGAGGAACTCGTCGAGGACCTGGTCCGGCGCGTCGACAAACAGCGGATCGTGGCCGTCTTCGGCGCCTCCGGCGCCGGCAAGTCGTCGCTGCTGCGTGCCGGTCTGCTGCCGCGTCTGCGGTCTCAGTCGCGGACAGTGCTGCTGTTCACCCCGGGGCCGCACCCTCTGGAGGAACTGGCGATCCTCCTGGCCGGTCCCTCCCGTTACACGCCCGGGACGCTCTGCGCGGAGTTCGGCGCTGAGCCGCGCAATGTGCACCGCACCGTGCGGCGGATCACCGCCGAGGGCCCGCCGGACGCCGAAGTCGTCCTCGTCGTCGACCAGTTCGAGGAGATCTTCACGGTGTGCCGCACCGCGGAGGAGCGGCGCCGGTTCGTCTCGGCACTGGTCTTCGCCGCGTCCACCGCGAAGAGCCGGTGCCGGGTGGTACTGGGCGTACGGGCCGACTTCTACGCGCACTGCGCCGAGGAACCCGAACTCGTCGAGGCCCTTCGCGACGCGCAGCTCACCGTCGGCCCCATGAACGCCGACGAGCTGCACCGTGCCATCGTGCGCCCGGCGGCCCGCGTGGGATGCCGCGTGGAGGGGCGTCTGCTCAGCCATCTGGTCGCGCACGCCCAAGGCCAGGCGGCGGTACTGCCGTTGCTGTCGCACGTGCTGCTGGAGACCTGGCGGCGGCGCCGCGGCAATCAGCTCACCCTCGCGGGCTTCCGCGCGGCCGGAGGGGTCGAGGGCTCGCTGACGCAGACGGCGGAGGCGTTCCACGCCTCGCTCGATCCACGGCAGCAGGCAGTCGCCCGGCAGCTCTTCCTGCGTCTCACCGCGCTCGGCGACGGCACCGAGGACACCGGGCGCCGCATCAGCCGCGGCGAGCTGGACGCGGACGAGGACACCGCGACCGTGCTCGAACGGGCCGCCGAGGCACGGCTGATCACTCTCGACGGCGACCGCGTCGAGCTCGCCCACGAGGCTCTCATCCGCGTCTGGCCACGGCTTCGGGGCTGGCTGACCGGCAGCCGCAGATCGCTGCGGATCCACCGGCAGCTCACCGAGGCCGCCGAGGAGTGGGAGTCGCTGGGCCGCGACCCCGATCTTCTCTACCGGGGTTCACGGCTGGCTCTCGGCCGTGACGCGACGGGTTCGGGCCTCGGACTCACCGCGAGGGAACGGGAGTTCCTGGATGCGGCCTCGGCCGCGGAGGCAGCCGAGGCCGCGGCGGCGCAGCGACGTTCGCGCCGGCTGCGGCTGCTCGTCGCGACGCTCGCGGTTCTGCTGGCGCTCACCACCGCCATGACCGTGTACGCGATGCGCGTCGGCGACGAGGCCGCCAGGCAGCGCAACAGCGCCGTCGCGCTGAGCGCCGCGGGCGAGGCGGCCGGTCTCGTCGGTGAGAAGCCGGGCCTCGCCGTCCAAGTCGCCCTGGCCGCCTATCGGCTGGAGCCTGGGCGCGCCACCCGCGACACGCTGCTGAGCACGCTCATGCCGTCCTGGGACGGGCACCGCGGTGCGGTCCTCGCGGTGGCCGCCGGTCCCGGCAGGGGCACCGCCGTCACGGCCGGTGCGGATCACGCCGTACGGCTGTGGGACGTACACCGCCCCCGCGACCCCGAGCTGCTCTCCACGGTCGGCGAGCACGACGGCGGCGTGTACGCGGTGGCGATGCGTCCCGGAGGCGACGTGCTGGCCACCGCGGACCGCACCGTGCGGATGTGGGACGTGACCGACCCCCGGCACCCGAGGCTGCTTTCGGAGAGCGGCGGGCACACCGGCGCCGTCCGCTCCCTGGCGTTCTCCCCCGACGGCCGGACCCTCGTCAGCGCGAGCAACGACGGTACGGCGCGGCTGTGGGACACCCGCGATCCGCGGCGCCCCGGGCGCGAGGCCGTGCTGCGGGGTCACGAAGGCGCAGTGCGTTCCGCCGCGTTCGGCGGTGGCGGAAGGCTGCTGGCCACCGGGGGCGACGACGGCGACCTGCGGCTGTGGGACACCCGCGATCCGGACAAGCCGAAGCGGGTGGCGCGGCTGCGAGCGCACCGGCTCGGCGTCTTCTCCGCAGCGTTCAGCCCACGCGACGACGTGCTCGCCACCGGCGGAGGGGGCGGCAGCCCGTTACGGCTGTGGGACGTCGGCGATCCGCGGAAGCCGCGGCTGCTCGCCTCCCCGGCCGGTCACAGCGATGTCGTCGGCGCCGTCGCCTTCAGCCCGGACGGGCGGCGGCTCGCCTCCGGCAGCGACGACCGCACGGTGCGCACCTGGGACGTACGGGACGCGCATCGTCCGCGCGGCACCGCCACGTTGAGCGGCTACACCACGGCCGTCGCCGCCCTCCGCTACTCCGCGGACGGACGCGCCCTGGTCACCGGTGTGTTCGACGGGAAGGTACGGCTGCTGCCGTCGGACCGGCGCCGAGTCATCGCGGAAGCCTGCGGCGTGCGGCGCAAGGCGATCTCCAGATCGGCGTGGCAGCAGCGGCTGTCGGGCGTTCCCTACGACCCTCCGTGCCGCTGA
- a CDS encoding ArsR family transcriptional regulator, which produces MNGSVLKLGPLDELRVSVGSQPLATVVSLLADALGTVAQGVPEPWRAAARRACPPAAARALRPACESGRLWLPDSLSPQPLDTDEVPVQLERIAALAPARLAADLMRRFPSRMPAVWQRVLDRPGPFVRGYVEAAGRIWASFTPMWRRTRHLLEVEAERVGIASVTGTLEAVLTRLGPRIGYTAEGLLLPGGHRPLAGGRPEQRLLMVPLLSGADACAVGMEGGGPAWIGYPVPGLRELTTLGKPADGRGAAPLETVLGAVRARVLRHAHHRPTMGEISALLGCAPGAVTHHCKQLEAAGLVRRRRQGQQVRLLLTRRGESLLGVLAS; this is translated from the coding sequence ATGAACGGATCGGTGCTGAAGCTGGGACCGCTCGACGAGCTCAGGGTGTCGGTGGGGAGCCAGCCGCTGGCGACCGTCGTGTCACTGCTGGCGGACGCCCTGGGGACGGTGGCCCAGGGCGTGCCCGAACCGTGGAGGGCGGCGGCACGGCGTGCGTGCCCTCCGGCGGCGGCGAGGGCGCTGCGTCCCGCGTGCGAGAGCGGCAGGCTGTGGCTTCCGGACAGCCTCTCGCCGCAGCCGCTCGACACGGACGAAGTCCCCGTGCAGCTCGAGCGGATCGCGGCACTCGCTCCCGCCCGGCTCGCGGCGGACCTGATGCGGCGGTTCCCGTCCCGGATGCCCGCCGTATGGCAGCGGGTGCTCGACCGGCCCGGTCCGTTCGTACGCGGGTACGTGGAGGCGGCAGGGCGCATCTGGGCGTCGTTCACGCCGATGTGGCGGCGGACCCGGCATCTGCTGGAGGTGGAGGCCGAACGCGTCGGCATCGCCTCCGTCACCGGAACCCTGGAGGCGGTCCTCACCCGTCTGGGGCCGCGGATCGGCTACACCGCCGAGGGGCTGCTCCTGCCGGGCGGCCACCGCCCCCTCGCGGGCGGAAGGCCCGAACAGCGGCTGCTGATGGTGCCGTTGCTCTCCGGGGCCGACGCCTGCGCAGTCGGCATGGAAGGGGGTGGACCTGCCTGGATCGGCTATCCCGTGCCCGGACTACGGGAGTTGACGACGCTGGGGAAGCCCGCCGACGGGCGCGGGGCGGCCCCGCTGGAGACGGTTCTGGGCGCCGTGAGGGCACGAGTGCTGCGGCACGCGCACCACCGTCCCACGATGGGTGAGATCTCGGCGCTGCTGGGCTGCGCGCCCGGCGCGGTGACCCACCACTGCAAGCAGCTTGAGGCCGCCGGTCTCGTGCGGCGCCGACGCCAGGGACAACAGGTGCGTCTGCTGCTGACGCGGCGGGGAGAGAGCCTGCTCGGAGTGCTCGCGTCCTGA